From Drosophila nasuta strain 15112-1781.00 chromosome X, ASM2355853v1, whole genome shotgun sequence, one genomic window encodes:
- the LOC132796831 gene encoding uncharacterized protein LOC132796831, which translates to MDRSTIISFLKPCPHCARTFDSYSLKRHVAICLKASKKREVFDSIKQRWKNDKEDYKFTRVEKPMARPNNKKEQVVMEQKKDKKETKVENNVVTPRPEVQNKKKQVANKKEKPANQDGNKQEVKMKMIVVQLQMVPSQKDKRVQALSKSSLMRMNIDPAEIIRLARTSLRSSPLSARVSPSSMGSPPSTDRSSTIFVRSSPSTERSSPPKSEPPLVSRRLVPNFYNKALQTCVHCGRSFNEKAYDSHVAWCGEKHSGTKFDTTFQTTTIGNEEAKQRMNRRINYKPPLPKSARK; encoded by the exons ATGGATCGATCTAcaattattagttttttgaAACCCTGCCCACACTGTGCACGCACTTTTGATTCATATTCGCTGAAACGCCACGTTGCTATATGTTTGAAGGCCTCGAAGAAACGAGAAGTTTTCGACTCGATCAAACAGCGATGGAAAAACGACAAAGAAGACTATAAATTTACGCGTGTTGAAAAACCGATGGCACGTCCCAACAATAAAAAGGAACAGGTGGTGATGGAGCAAAAGAAGGATAAGAAGGAAACGAAGGTGGAAAATAATGTGGTGACACCAAGGCCTGAAGTTCAGAATAAGAAGAAGCAAGTGGCCAATAAGAAGGAGAAGCCTGCTAATCAGGATGGAAATAAACAAGAGGTGAAAATGAAGATGATCGTGGTCCAATTACAAATGGTGCCATCCCAAAAGGATAAACGCGTGCAAGCTTTGAGCAAGTCCTCGCTGATGCGCATGAACATAGATCCTGCCGAAATTATCCGCTTGGCACGGACATCGTTGCGATCTTCGCCTTTATCGGCGCGAGTTTCGCCGTCATCAATGGGATCGCCGCCATCGACGGATCGATCTTCAACGATATTCGTGCGATCATCGCCGTCAACAGAGCGATCTTCGCCGCCCAAGTCGGAGCCGCCGTTGGTCAGTCGCCGCCTTGTTCCAAACTTTTACAACAAAGCGTTACAAACCTGCGTCCATTGCGGTCGCAGCTTCAATGAAAAGGCTTACGATTCACACGTGGCATGGTGCGGGGAGAAGCACAGCGGTACGAAATTTGATACAACTTTTCAAACTACCACGATCGGCAATGAAGAGGCCAAGCAGCGCATGAATCGCCGCATAAACTACAAGCCGCCATTGCCCAA ATCGGCAAGAAAATAG